The DNA window CGTAATGGAGGCTTTCATACGCGCGGCTGGCCGAACTGCCGTCGGCAATATCCAGATCATCATATCCGCCGCCTTTGACGATAGCGGGATATACGCACTTTATCGAGTATTTGCCTTTCATCGCCGGCGAATAATACGCATACGATGAGAACGGGTAAGAAAGATCGACGAGCCTCTTTACGATGGCGTTGATGCCAGCGCGGTATTTCGGCAGTTCATCGGCGAGCGCATTCAGCCGTGTCCGTTCATACGGCGTATACATGAGGATATCGCCTTCTTTGCCCGCTTCATCGATAAGCTGCCTGACGAGCTTCTCGCGCGGGTCGTTCTTCCCGTCACCGAGGAAGACGAAATGCTCGGGCTTGGCTCCCGGCTTTTTGATCCGGTGCATGGAATACTGGAACGCTATCGTCTGATACGGATGCGTACCGTCGAATAACGGCACCGCGGGCATCATGGTCTCGAAGTCGAGGAAGTAGAGCGGATAGGTGAGCTTCGCGAGGAATTCCCGTATCTCCTCCTTTTCGATATGCGGCTTGCCGCTGCGGTAGCTCGCAAGCTCGATGGTGTTCTTGCCGCTGAGCGCGTAGTCCTTCGGTATATCGTCAAGGGCGACTATGTTCTTATCGAACAATTCCCATGCCTTCTTGCCGAAGCGTGAGAGCGTGAACACGCTGTCTTCCGGCATATCTTTCCAGCAATGACCGTAGAAAGAACATCGATACGGCGCTTCACAGTGCTGGCCGATGGCCACATCCGGCATCTTCTTTGCCGCGAGCACTTTCTTGAGCTGCCTGACGGTATCGGCGATATCGTTTCGCATTTCCTTCGCGAGCGGCAGTACGGACTCGACGGTAAAAAGATCCTTGATCCTTATATCGCCTTTGCGTACATACTCCTTGTTCAGGTGCACTATCGATACGTCCTTCACGTTCATCCCCGCCTCCGTGAGCACATAGTACTGTATGGCGGCGTCAGTTGCATAGGTATCGTTGACGGCTCCGCCGCTCTTTACTTCGTAGATATGATACGCGCCGTTCCTGAGCACAAGAATATCCACCGCGGCGAGCACGCCGTTCGCTACGACTGCCGCTTCATAGATGATCTTTTTACCGTTCTTTATCGCATCCGATGTCTTCTGTATCGCCGGGCCGAAAAGCGGACGTCCGTCTGCGTCGTGTTCCGGACTCATATCCGCTCCGCCGGGGAATATCCCCTGAGCAAGAGGGCCTATGTCATGCCCTTTGTCGAATATCGCCTGCTGCCCGTCGCTTATCTCGTCCTGCCAGTCATAGTGATGGCGATAGAGATAGAGCGACTTCTCGCATTGCATGCCGCGTACTACCGTGGATTTGCTCAGTTCGTATGCTCTCATTCATCCTCCCTGTTCCGTGCGGTATATGCGAATCGAATATCCGCCTGTATTACAGTATATCACATCCTGCGACAAATTCTGTCATTCCCGGATGCTATTGTATCCCCATGATAACAACCGAGCCGGAAGCGGCCGTCGATCGTATACGGCGGCATTTCGGGGCCGTACGCGAAGTCCCGGATATTGAGATAATGCTCCTGCCCAACGGCCACACGGTGCTCACCTGCAAGGCCGCACACGGCATCGGTGTAAGGGTGCTTCCGCACAGCGGCACTTCGTTCACGTTCATGATGGACCTGGGATCCGACCCGCACATACTTTCGCACCCGCGGGCAGCGGATGAGCCCGATCTCTACTGGCTGCTTTCTGCGGGTGTGATCCCGATTATGAAACAAGACTGCATGACCTCCATTACCGACTACATATGGCAGCACCTGAAAGGCGGCCGCACCGAGGACATCATTGAAACCGCAGCAGAGACGGCGAACGACATCTGGCCCATGCATATCCCGGCCAAAGTAACGGACATCTCGGACTACCCTATCCCGGAGGCGATGAAGTTCATTCACAAAAGGCTCAGGGAATTGGCAATGTCCGCGGTTGAAATGTGCGATCCTGCCGCGCGAAAGACCGCTCTTCGCTTTCTCCCCCATGCCCGTTTCGATGTATACCGTATTCTCGTACGTCATAATTCCGAGCGCCTGCGCGAGCTCAGCGAAACGGCCCCGGGCGTGCTGCTCTTCATAGTCGGCCTTACCCGCATAGGAGCAGGTGAAGAAGCGGAGAGAATGATACATGACGTTGAACGCGGGCGTCCGCTGAAACCCATGCTCGATGATGTTCTCCCCGCATGGCTGAGCAGGCTTATGACCTATCTCAGAAGCAATGGCAGGGACCAGGGTTTTTTCTACGGCGGCGTTATGAACAGACTTATGAAGCTCTCGCCGGCAGAGGAAAAGCGCCTGCTGCTCGAAAAGCGGCTCCTCATACTGCGCATGCGCCATCGTGTTCCCATCAATGCCGTCTGGCTCCCGCCGCCCATCGCCTTTTCGCCCGAGGATATACCTGTCACTACACGGGATAATGGCACATGGTACCGCGTCATGTACGGTTCACGTCTTTCCGTATGCGGCGACGAGAACGCTCCGCGCGCATCTTCGTTCATCGCCTTCATATCAAAAAATGCCGTAACGCTCGGAAGATACGCATCGAGGGGCAGCGGGAAAAAGATCGGGGAAATGTACGACTACACGGCCGCGCACGGCCTCGCGCCGGGCAGAAAGACATCGCTCATGCGCCTTATCCGCGAGAGCAATCAATGGCACCGGACAGCGCTCGAGGTGGACAGGCTTCGCGCCGAGCTCAGAAGCGGCAATGCCGATGATGTAGCGCCGGATACGGTGCTCATGAACCCGTTCAGCGCGTGGGAACATGCGGGCTCGACCATTACGCCGATAACGACGGCGCAGCGGCTGTTCGATGAGACCGCTGCTATGAAGCACTGCGTTGCACGGTTTGTTCGGGACGCCGTTGCCGGGACGCGGTTCTTTTTCTCAGCCGTGCACGGCAAAAGCCGTCTTACCATCGAGGTCGTGAACGATAACGGCCGATACACGCTGGGCCAGGTGAAGGGTGTGAGGAATCGTGAGCCGAAGGAGAAAGAGGAAAAAATGGTGCGGCAATGGGCAGCGGAGCAAATGAAAATATCCGCATGAGGCTCAGACATGGCTCGTGATGGGGAAAAGGTGGGGATCGCGAAAATACCGGTCACTTGTTGCGACAGCATTGTGTGCATCATAACGTCATCTAGATAGTTGAGAACAAGGGGTCATGACCCCTTGTTCTCTCTTTTCGCGACTGGATCAATTGTTCAGATGGATCTGTATTTTCAGCTTATGTCGCTTCTTGATCGGTTCGTCCATTCTCCGCCTGTGCTGATAGTATAGAGCGCAATCTGCGACAGCATCGAGGAGACCAACATATAAGCGGCAGATCCTGCAGCAAGCCCGCTGTATATATTTGCAGATGCGATGGGTGATGCACCGCGGAGGGATACATCGAGCAGGAATGCGGACACACACGTGAGCATGATGAGCCCGGTGACCGTCATTATCTCGTATCTCAGTAACGTAGCCGCACCGTCAGCTGTCCCGTGCATGTCTACGATACGGCGAATTTCCTTACGCTGGGCAGTTGCTTCGTCCCATGATATCGTCTTGGCATTGAGTGCAGCATCGACCGCAAGCATTTTCGGCGGCATTGAATCCAATGCGAACTGTGCGGCAACCTCCGATATCCTGGCCGTGCCGTGCGTGATGAGAAAGTAATTCACACCGGTGAGCACGAGGTATATGAGCATGCCGGCCGCGAAAATATGAGAAGATGCCAACACACCTGGTATTTGGATGATACGTATATCGAATGCTGTTCCTTCTGCAAGAATATGACGCATGATGGTAACTGCAAGCGTAAAACGAAATACGGTCATCGCGAACACAACAGCCGGGAATCCATCGGCGGTGTTCCTTTTTACAGCATAATGCGCCGCAGCAAGTATGGATATGCCGAGGAATATATTCGCTGCGAGAAGTATATCGTTGATCATCGCCGGTATGGGGATGATGATGAGCGCAATGCAGGCGCATGCAAATACTGCGGACATTGCCGTGTCACATGTGTTTTTTCTCATAATTCTGCTCCTTGTCCCTATGGTACTGCATGGTCACGACATTATCTGCCGCTGCGGTTTCGCCGCGTATATTTCAGGTACAGCTTTGCACATGCCGTCGCATCCGATAGCGCCTCGTGATGGTTGAGCTTTATCCCGTATTCCCTGCAGCAGTCCGCGAGCCCTTTATCATAGATCTTGTACGTGCACGCCGTCTCGTACTCCGGGACAGCGATGCCGAAATGCGCCAAGGTATGCCTGAGACAGCCGTCATCGAACGATATATTATGAGCGACAACAAGTTCGCCCTCGATGTACTTTTGTATCTCCGGCCAAACTCGATCGAACGTCCTTGCATCGGCGGTCATTGCCGCATCGATGCCGTGTATCTCGATGAAATCCGATCGGTAACTGTTCCCCGGCGGCTGTACGAGCGATGAATACGTGCGCTGTATCCTGCCGCGTACAACGCGCACAAGGCCGACCTGGCATATACTTGTTCTCCCGGTGCTGGCAGTCTCAAAATCAATGGCGGTGAATGTGTTTTTCATTTCTCATCCTTCATCGGCGGGAACGGATACCGTGTCTGTATGAATTCATGAAGCTCGGATATGCGCGCGGCAACGGATGCAACGGCGTGTTCGTCGCCGGGCGCCCTCATGCTGAGCATTATACTTATAAGCCGCTTCCATATCTTTCTGAGGAGCGAGACCTCAAGAAGCTTAATCGCGTAGTAGTATGTACGCGTAACATCCGGTATGACGTCGATAAGTTCGCGGATACGGGCCTGGCGTTCATCCGGGGTTTTCTCGTTAAGGTAGCGCTCAAATAATTTCTCAGCCGAGAATTTTTTCTTTTCTTTGAACGCATGCCGAAGATCGCGGTAAAGCTCGCGGTGGAGATCGTCGGCGAAGTCGTCCGGTTCCAGAAGGTCGATGGCGACCGCCGCCGCACCCGGCGACTGGAGCATGGAGCCGAGCACAAGCCGCTCCTCCTCTACGGGAATATCGTCATACTTCATGCTCTTTCCCTGCGGCGAACACCCGCGCCGCATCGAGCACGACGCGTATGGAAGCCGCGCTCATGAGCTCTTCGGGCTGATGCACGAGCGGATGGCGTTTGAGCCGCGCGATAAGGCCGTAGTCGAGCGTCTTGAAACGGAGCTCTACGAAAACACGCGCATCAAGCGTGAGCGTACGGAGAGCGGCCGCGAAACGCGTTTCCGCCTGCCTGAGCCCCTCCGCGAGCGACGCGCTGTCGCTTTTTTTCACGGATTCAGAAAGCCGCAGGAGCTCTTTCTTCAATTCGGACGCCCTTTGTTTTGCAGCATCATCGGCAAAGAAGGCCGGAAAATCATCAAAAATATGCGCGGCATCCAGCGTGATCTCGCATTGCCCTGCGGGGGAAGAATATACCGCATACGCATTCCTGTCGGCTTCGGGCACATCGGCGCAGAGAGCCTTGAACCGTACCAGTGCCGCATCATAGAGTTTTTTCGTGTCAATCATTGTTCGCCTCCTGTGCGCTCAATCTACTGCAAAGATGCGTCAGAATATGTCGCAGGCTGGAGAAAGACACAATGTCAATGCTCCCTGCGGGTATTGCTCTTGCGCTGATCGCTATCCCGCCGGTTGAATAAAACGTTGTTCAGTGATACCATGCACAGGCCGATAACACTGTGACGATATGTTATACTGATGGTTACGCTGATATGAAACGGTGGATACATGACACCCGATGATGCTGTTACACATTGGATAGAGATCGCTGCGCGCGATCATGACACGGCAAAGCTGCTTCACGAACACGGGAAATATCCCGAATCGGTGTTTTTCTGCCATCAAACCCTTGAGAAGATCATCAAAGGCTATTACTATTCTGTAAAACGATCCGCTCCGCCATATATACATAATCTGACCAGACTTATCAAGGAAGCGGGCATTTATGAACTGCTTTCAGAAGAGCAGAAGGATTTCATTGATTTCCTGAGTCCGCTCAATGTGCGTTCACGTTATCTTGATGAGGAAGAACGGCTGCTTGCTGCAATGACCCCGGAACGCTGCGGGGAGATAGTGAAAAGAACGGAGGGACTGTATCAATGGATACTGACGTTATTGAAAAAGTAAAGCAGTATGCAGAAGCTGTTCGTGCGGTAATGCCGGTAAAAATGATCATACTGTACGGATCATACGCACGCGGCACACAGAACAGGTACAGCGATATCGATGTCGCTGTCGTTTGCGATAAGTTGAACGGGGATATCCTTGACATCAGCTTTCAGCTGTATAAGCTCCGCCGTCCGATCGATACCGATATAGAGCCGATACTGCTCGAGTCCGGTGATGATTTCTTACGCTCTATCCTTGAATATGGGACCGTGGTGTATCCATCCGCTGCATAGCGGTTCGATCATCTACGGTCACACTTCCCAATATTTACCGTCATTATGGAACTCCACATTATCGAACAGTTCTGAATATTTCTCCGGCGCGAATGTATGTATCGGAACTATCCTCCGCGGCTTTAATCCGTCCGCAAACCGTTTCAGATCTGCCGGGCTCGCATGCCCGGACGTATGAATGCTCACCTTCGGAATGGAATGTTTCTCCAGCCAGTTCCGTATATGATCATACGATCCCTGTTCCCAATACCCTTCCCGCAGCGAGTAGATATATGATGCTCCGCGAAGACATCCAGCCTGCTCAAGATCACTCATGTGCAGCGAGCGGAAAAGCAGGACAGATCTTTCCGATATTTCTTTCAAATCCTTGAGATAGATCCTGTTCGTGGAATGATGCTGTAAAAGCTCGAACCATTTTTCATTCTTTATCTGCACCCGCTGCCGCTGAGGAATATACACCGCCACCTCCGGCCAGTCCGACTGCGGTATATTTTCGTTCCCCGTTGCTTCAAGGATAACGGCTGAATAGAGATCGATGACAAGCCTTCTGCCGGTCCTCTTGCACGCCCTGAATATCTTTACGATACGGTCTATATTCTGCGAAGACACCTGCACCAGCACCATTCCGGCCGTTCTTTCATATTCTTTGACGAACTGTTCTTCGATATCCTCTTCGCTCGGGAATGATGTCGCACTGTCAATGCGCCCGAGCGATGAACCTTCCAATAAAAGCACATTGATGTTCTCCGGAGCATGCTCTATCATCCGTTCCGTCAATTTCGCCTTGGCTCCGTGCATACGGAGATCACCGCTGTAAAAAAGGCGTTTCCCGTCCGCTTCAATGAGCAGAGAGTATGCGTCGTATCCGGAATGGTCCGTCAGGAACGGCGTTATGGTGAACGGCCCGAGTACGAATGACTTTTCCGACACCATATCCAACCCTGCATTCGGTACAGTCCATGCCCCCGGCATGAACGGCGCGGCCGCTGTCGCGATATTGCGCGCCGCTTTCCCCATGATGACCGGGATCTTCTTATCAACATACGCAAGCAATCCAAAATGATCCAGATGTATGTGCGAGATGATTATTGCAAGCAGCAAATCGTCGTTGCCGTCCAATCCTTTTACGTTTGGCAGAAGGCTGCTGTTATTTTCTTTTGCGTCAAGGAGCAGGCCGAGATCGATGATAATTCTTTTGCCGTTCGAGACAACTTCGACGCAGCTGCCGCCGATCTCTTTACTGCCGCGATGGATGCATGCATTCATTTCAAGCGATGAACCGCCAAGTTCATCCTCCCATCAGCCCTGTAACCTCAAATGAATCCCTGAACAACCGTATCGGCAGCATTTCCAGCACAGCGGCGTTGACCTCATCGATAGTGTACCGACCCACACCGAGCCCGGCCGATCTGCATACATCGGAATCAAAGAACAGCTCCATGCATTTTTTCCGGATAAGCGGATGCGGATGCGACATGTCGAGATCATCCATTTCCGGCGTCAGTCCATCCCTGCGCTTTACGCTGCTGTGAGGGTCATTGGCGATGACCCAATCCGCCGGTATTGCCGGGTCTTGCGATGCCAGCACCGCTATCCTGTCGGCATTCATCTCGTCCATCTGGGAAATGATGTTCGCAAGAAAGATGCAGTGCCATACCGGGTCATCGGCGTTCTTTATAAGACGCCGTTCCTCTTCTGTGAGATACTGCTCGTCTTCATTGAATAGCTTCTGCACAAACGCTTTTATCCACGTATCGAGCTCGGCAGCATGGTACACGATATGACCGATCTCATGACCAACGGCAGCGCGCATCTCATCGATGGAGACATCGTCCGCGAGGAGCTCTTTGGTGAATTGAACGGCCGTTATCTTCTTATGGATAAAGGCGAAGCAGTTACGCATGCCGGGAGCATCCTCATACGCCCGTCGGGATACCCAGAGCTCGGGCATTGCGATACCGAACATGTCCGCAATGGTTCGTACCATCGTATAGATATGACCGTATCGTTTTTCATTCACCGGTTTTGCATCCAGAAGCCGGCCCTTGAGTATTTCCCTGGTGCTTATGCTGCTGCGCTCGACATCGGTCATGGAAATGAATCTCGTATACCCCGGCAGCGCGCTCAATGCGCGGATATAGGTGCCGGCAGGTGATCGTATAGCGCCCAAAGCCGCCTGTGATATCTTCGCGCCCATATACATCCTCCGTTACGTGCCCGATCAGCCTGATCGCATAATGGTGTGCTTTATCGGCAGTTCATTCTTTCTCGAAATAGTAACTCATTCATGCGACAAAATATGTCGTCTCCCGGAAAAGCAGCAGATGCTGAACGGCGTCGTGTAGCTACTCGCGAGGCACGCGGAAGCCGATGCCGGGTTTTGCCGACCCCGTCCGCGAATCGGCCTCATGCCTGAGCAATGCCGCTATCTTCTCGGCGGTCGGATCCGGGTCGAACACTATCTGCTGATACACGTCCTTGAAATCCCCTATGGCAAGCATTTCCGCAAAGGCCACTGTTTTGACAAGCGCGCATAATTCGTGATCGGGAAGAATATCGCCGAATATCTTCTGTGCGGCGTCGATGCACTGCGCCCCGGAAAGATAATCGAAACGGACCTTGAAGGCGAACCGACGAAGGCTCGCGCGGTCGAAATTATCGATGAAATTCGTCGTGCAGATGAGAATGCCCGTGAAACGCTCCATGGCGTTGAGGAGCTCATTGACCTGCGAGATCTCCCATGAACGTTGTGCATTCTCGCGCCGCTGGAAGAAGGAATCCGCCTCGTCAAAGAGGAGTATGCCGTTCTGCTGCTCGGTCTCATCGAAGGCCGCGCGTATGTTCTTCTCGCTCCCACCGACGTACATGTCGAAGATGTCCGAGGCGCGTTTTATGATGAGCGGTTTTCCCGCGCTCTCGGCGATGTAGCGCGCGAACTCGGATTTCCCCACCCCGGGTGCCCCGTGGAACAGCATATTGAGGTTCTTTACCGGCAATGCGAGCTTCTTT is part of the Spirochaetota bacterium genome and encodes:
- a CDS encoding 3'-5' exonuclease, producing the protein MKNTFTAIDFETASTGRTSICQVGLVRVVRGRIQRTYSSLVQPPGNSYRSDFIEIHGIDAAMTADARTFDRVWPEIQKYIEGELVVAHNISFDDGCLRHTLAHFGIAVPEYETACTYKIYDKGLADCCREYGIKLNHHEALSDATACAKLYLKYTRRNRSGR
- a CDS encoding MBL fold metallo-hydrolase, which encodes MNACIHRGSKEIGGSCVEVVSNGKRIIIDLGLLLDAKENNSSLLPNVKGLDGNDDLLLAIIISHIHLDHFGLLAYVDKKIPVIMGKAARNIATAAAPFMPGAWTVPNAGLDMVSEKSFVLGPFTITPFLTDHSGYDAYSLLIEADGKRLFYSGDLRMHGAKAKLTERMIEHAPENINVLLLEGSSLGRIDSATSFPSEEDIEEQFVKEYERTAGMVLVQVSSQNIDRIVKIFRACKRTGRRLVIDLYSAVILEATGNENIPQSDWPEVAVYIPQRQRVQIKNEKWFELLQHHSTNRIYLKDLKEISERSVLLFRSLHMSDLEQAGCLRGASYIYSLREGYWEQGSYDHIRNWLEKHSIPKVSIHTSGHASPADLKRFADGLKPRRIVPIHTFAPEKYSELFDNVEFHNDGKYWEV
- a CDS encoding DUF2779 domain-containing protein, with product MRAYELSKSTVVRGMQCEKSLYLYRHHYDWQDEISDGQQAIFDKGHDIGPLAQGIFPGGADMSPEHDADGRPLFGPAIQKTSDAIKNGKKIIYEAAVVANGVLAAVDILVLRNGAYHIYEVKSGGAVNDTYATDAAIQYYVLTEAGMNVKDVSIVHLNKEYVRKGDIRIKDLFTVESVLPLAKEMRNDIADTVRQLKKVLAAKKMPDVAIGQHCEAPYRCSFYGHCWKDMPEDSVFTLSRFGKKAWELFDKNIVALDDIPKDYALSGKNTIELASYRSGKPHIEKEEIREFLAKLTYPLYFLDFETMMPAVPLFDGTHPYQTIAFQYSMHRIKKPGAKPEHFVFLGDGKNDPREKLVRQLIDEAGKEGDILMYTPYERTRLNALADELPKYRAGINAIVKRLVDLSYPFSSYAYYSPAMKGKYSIKCVYPAIVKGGGYDDLDIADGSSASRAYESLHYDAPKNEVKRTRTALLKYCERDTVAMLDVLRALAKL
- a CDS encoding HEPN domain-containing protein, which encodes MTPDDAVTHWIEIAARDHDTAKLLHEHGKYPESVFFCHQTLEKIIKGYYYSVKRSAPPYIHNLTRLIKEAGIYELLSEEQKDFIDFLSPLNVRSRYLDEEERLLAAMTPERCGEIVKRTEGLYQWILTLLKK
- a CDS encoding nucleotidyltransferase domain-containing protein, with amino-acid sequence MDTDVIEKVKQYAEAVRAVMPVKMIILYGSYARGTQNRYSDIDVAVVCDKLNGDILDISFQLYKLRRPIDTDIEPILLESGDDFLRSILEYGTVVYPSAA
- a CDS encoding FHIPEP family type III secretion protein — encoded protein: MRKNTCDTAMSAVFACACIALIIIPIPAMINDILLAANIFLGISILAAAHYAVKRNTADGFPAVVFAMTVFRFTLAVTIMRHILAEGTAFDIRIIQIPGVLASSHIFAAGMLIYLVLTGVNYFLITHGTARISEVAAQFALDSMPPKMLAVDAALNAKTISWDEATAQRKEIRRIVDMHGTADGAATLLRYEIMTVTGLIMLTCVSAFLLDVSLRGASPIASANIYSGLAAGSAAYMLVSSMLSQIALYTISTGGEWTNRSRSDIS
- a CDS encoding DnaB-like helicase N-terminal domain-containing protein is translated as MKYDDIPVEEERLVLGSMLQSPGAAAVAIDLLEPDDFADDLHRELYRDLRHAFKEKKKFSAEKLFERYLNEKTPDERQARIRELIDVIPDVTRTYYYAIKLLEVSLLRKIWKRLISIMLSMRAPGDEHAVASVAARISELHEFIQTRYPFPPMKDEK
- a CDS encoding PcfJ domain-containing protein — protein: MITTEPEAAVDRIRRHFGAVREVPDIEIMLLPNGHTVLTCKAAHGIGVRVLPHSGTSFTFMMDLGSDPHILSHPRAADEPDLYWLLSAGVIPIMKQDCMTSITDYIWQHLKGGRTEDIIETAAETANDIWPMHIPAKVTDISDYPIPEAMKFIHKRLRELAMSAVEMCDPAARKTALRFLPHARFDVYRILVRHNSERLRELSETAPGVLLFIVGLTRIGAGEEAERMIHDVERGRPLKPMLDDVLPAWLSRLMTYLRSNGRDQGFFYGGVMNRLMKLSPAEEKRLLLEKRLLILRMRHRVPINAVWLPPPIAFSPEDIPVTTRDNGTWYRVMYGSRLSVCGDENAPRASSFIAFISKNAVTLGRYASRGSGKKIGEMYDYTAAHGLAPGRKTSLMRLIRESNQWHRTALEVDRLRAELRSGNADDVAPDTVLMNPFSAWEHAGSTITPITTAQRLFDETAAMKHCVARFVRDAVAGTRFFFSAVHGKSRLTIEVVNDNGRYTLGQVKGVRNREPKEKEEKMVRQWAAEQMKISA
- a CDS encoding M48 family metalloprotease, whose protein sequence is MGAKISQAALGAIRSPAGTYIRALSALPGYTRFISMTDVERSSISTREILKGRLLDAKPVNEKRYGHIYTMVRTIADMFGIAMPELWVSRRAYEDAPGMRNCFAFIHKKITAVQFTKELLADDVSIDEMRAAVGHEIGHIVYHAAELDTWIKAFVQKLFNEDEQYLTEEERRLIKNADDPVWHCIFLANIISQMDEMNADRIAVLASQDPAIPADWVIANDPHSSVKRRDGLTPEMDDLDMSHPHPLIRKKCMELFFDSDVCRSAGLGVGRYTIDEVNAAVLEMLPIRLFRDSFEVTGLMGG